One Dromiciops gliroides isolate mDroGli1 chromosome 3, mDroGli1.pri, whole genome shotgun sequence DNA segment encodes these proteins:
- the LOC122747848 gene encoding olfactory receptor 8D1-like, whose translation MASLNHSTVVMFIFERLTDQPELQLFLFILFLGIYVVTVVGNLGMIILIAVGPQLKSPMYYFLSNLSFVDLCYSSAIAPKLLENFIGGKNIISYLGCMIQLFFFCFFIVSECYMLTVMAYDRYVAICSPLLYNVIMSPRVCSFLVTGAYTMGTFTTLVNITCMVRLSFCGPNVIKHYFCDIIPLLKLSCSSTYLNELLLMIIGTFNVFLTTTAIFISYAFIVTSILRIQSAEGRAKAFSTCSSHLAAVAIFYGTIIFMYLKPPPSSSMNQETVASIFYTTVIPMLNPLIYSLRNKDVKDVVRKIMKGTMFSRSR comes from the coding sequence ATGGCTTCATTAAATCACTCTACAGTAGTCATGTTTATCTTTGAGAGATTAACAGACCAGCCAGAGCTCCAACTCTTCCTCTTTATCTTGTTCCTGGGCATCTATGTTGTCACTGTGGTGGGAAACTTAGGCATGATTATATTAATTGCTGTTGGCCCTCAGCTAAAATCACCAATGTACTATTTCCTCAGCAACTTGTCCTTTGTGGATCTCTGCTATTCCTCTGCCATTGCTCCCAAACTCCTGGAGAATTTCATAGGGGGTAAAAACATTATATCCTACCTTGGGTGTATGATacaactttttttcttctgtttttttattgTCTCTGAATGCTACATGCTGACAGTAATGGCCTATGACCGTTATGTAGCCATCTGTAGTCCTTTGCTCTATAATGTCATCATGTCTCCACGAGTTTGCTCCTTTTTGGTGACAGGGGCATATACTATGGGTACCTTTACCACTCTGGTTAACATAACTTGTATGGTCAGGTTGTCCTTTTGTGGTCCTAATgtcattaaacattatttctgtgATATCATCCCCCTTCTGAAGCTCTCCTGTTCTAGCACCTATCTCAATGAGCTTCTATTGATGATTATTGGTACATTCAATGTATTTTTAACCACTACTGCCATCTTCATCTCTTATGCTTTCATTGTCACTAGCATCCTTCGCATCCAGTCTGCTGAAGGAAGGGCTAAAGCCTTCAGTACCTGCAGCTCTCACCTTGCAGCTGTTGCTATCTTTTATGGCACCATTATTTTCATGTATCTTAAGCCACCACCAAGCAGTAGCATGAATCAGGAGACAGTAGCCTCCATATTTTATACCACAGTTATCCCCATGCTGAATCCCCTAATCTACAGCCTGAGGAATAAGGATGTCAAGGATGTAGTAAGAAAAATCATGAAGGGCACAATGTTTTCCAGGTCTAGATAG